One region of Emys orbicularis isolate rEmyOrb1 chromosome 4, rEmyOrb1.hap1, whole genome shotgun sequence genomic DNA includes:
- the LOC135877850 gene encoding olfactory receptor 5G3-like, whose protein sequence is MYFFLKHLSFLDLVYSSAVIPKMLMNVLAEKKTISYTGYAIQMFFFGLSASPECLLLVVMAYDHYVAICNLLLYMGLMSRRACAQLAAGSDLSGFVNAMTQIISTFRLSFYGSNIINHFFCDISPLLALSCSNTHISETVVTISTMFLGLFTSVENLVSYIFIVSTILRIHFADGKRKTFSNLCFPPDGCCHLLWNHGVHVSATQFQLLKG, encoded by the coding sequence atgtactttttcctcaaACACTTGTCTTTTCTAGACCTTGTTTATTCCTCAGCTGTCATTCCTAAAATGCTGATGAATGTCTTAGCAGAGAAGAAAACCATTTCGTACACTGGCTATGCAATACAGATGTttttctttggcctctctgcaaGTCcagagtgcctcctgctggttgtgaTGGCATATGACCATTATGTGGCCATCTGTAACCTGCTGCTCTATATGGGCCTCATGTCCCGAAGAGCCTGTGCCCAGCTAGCAGCTGGCTCAGATCTCAGTGGTTTTGTGAATGCAATGACACAAATAATTTCCACCTTTAGATTGTCTTTCTATGGTTCCAACATCATcaatcatttcttctgtgacatctcTCCACTCTTAGCTCTCTCCTGCTCCAACACCCACATCAGTGAGACAGTGGTAACTATTTCCACTATGTTTCTGGGcttattcacttcagtggaaaaTCTTGTTTCCTATATTTTCATTGTCTCCACCATCCTGCGGATCCACTTTGCTGATGGGAAACGCAAAACATTCTCCAATCTGTGCTTCCCACCTGATGGCTGTTGTCATCTTCTATGGAACCATGGCGTTCATGTATCTGCGACCCAATTCCAGCTACTCAAAGGGTGA